In a single window of the Pongo abelii isolate AG06213 chromosome 1, NHGRI_mPonAbe1-v2.0_pri, whole genome shotgun sequence genome:
- the WASF2 gene encoding actin-binding protein WASF2, translating into MPLVTRNIEPRHLCRQTLPSVRSELECVTNITLANVIRQLGSLSKYAEDIFGELFTQANTFASRVSSLAERVDRLQVKVTQLDPKEEEVSLQGINTRKAFRSSTIQDQKLFDRNSLPVPVLETYNTCDTPPPLNNLTPYRDDGKEALKFYTDPSYFFDLWKEKMLQDTKDIMKEKRKHRKEKKDNPNRGNVNPRKIKTRKEEWEKMKMGQEFVESKEKLGTSGYPPTLVYQNGSIGCVENVDASSYPPPPQSDSASSPSPSFSEDNLPPPPAEFSYPADNQRGSGLAGPKRSSVVSPSHPPPAPPLGSPPGPKPGFAPPPAPPPPPPPMIGIPPPPPPVGFGSPGTPPPPSPPSFPPHPDFAAPPPPPPPPAADYPTLPPPPLSQPTGGEPPPPPPPPPPGPPPPPFTGADGQPAVPPPLSDTTKPKSSLPAVSDARSDLLSAIRQGFQLRRVEEQREQEKRDVVGNDVATILSRRIAVEYSDSEDDSSEFDEDDWSD; encoded by the exons GTAAATATGCAGAGGACATTTTTGGAGAGCTCTTTACTCAGGCAAATACCTTTGCCTCTCGGGTAAGCTCCCTTGCTGAGAGGGTCGACCGACTACAAGTTAAAGTCACTCAGCTGGATCCCAAGGAAGAAGAAG TGTCACTGCAAGGAATCAACACCCGAAAAGCCTTCAGAAGCTCCACCATTCAAGACCAGAAGCTTTTTGACAGAAACTCTCTCCCAGTGCCTGTCTTAGAAACATACAATACCTGTGATACTCCTCCCCCTCTCAACAATCTTACCCCTTACAG AGACGATGGAAAAGAGGCACTCAAATTCTACACAGACCCTTCATACTTCTTTGATCTTTGGAAGGAGAAGATGCTGCAGGACACCAAGGATATcatgaaagagaagagaaagcatAGG aaagaaaagaaagataatccAAATCGAGGGAATGTAAACCCACGTAAAATCAAGACACGTAaggaagagtgggagaaaatgaaGATGGGGCAAGAATTTGTGGAGTCCAAAGAAAAGCTGGGGACTTCTGG GTATCCACCCACTTTGGTGTACCAGAATGGCAGCATTGGCTGTGTTGAAAACGTGGATGCAAGTAGCTATCCGCCACCACCACAGTCAGACTCTGCTTCTtcaccttctccttccttctccgaGGACAACTTGCCTCCTCCACCAGCAGAATTCAG TTACCCAGCGGACAACCAAAGAGGATCTGGTTTGGCTGGACCCAAAAGATCCAGTGTGGTCAGCCCAAGCCATCCACCACCAGCTCCTCCTCTAGGCTCTCCACCAGGCCCTAAACCCGGGTTTGCTCCACCACCTGCCCCTCCGCCACCTCCGCCTCCAATGATAGGcatcccacctccaccaccacctgtAGGATTTGGGTCTCCAGGGACACCTCCACCACCCTCACCCCCATCTTTCCCACCTCACCCTGATTTTGCTgcccctccacctcctcctccaccaccagcAGCTGACTACCCGACTCTGCCACCACCTCCCTTGTCCCAGCCAACAGGAGGAgaacctcctcctccccctcctcctcctcctccggggccccctcctccccctttcACTGGTGCAGATGGCCAGCCTGCTGTACCACCACCGCTTTCTGATACCACCAAGCCCAAGTCCTCCTTGCCTGCCGTGAGCGATGCCCGTAGCGACCTGCTTTCAGCCATCCGTCAAG GTTTTCAGCTGCGCAGGGTTGAGGAGCAGCGGGAACAAGAGAAGCGGGATGTTGTGGGCAATGACGTGGCCACCATCTTGTCTCGTCGCATTGCTGTTGAGTACAGTGACTCAGAAGATGACTCCTCTGAATTTGATGAGGACGACTGGTCCGATTAA